A part of Caldicellulosiruptor owensensis OL genomic DNA contains:
- a CDS encoding GH36-type glycosyl hydrolase domain-containing protein — MNFGYFDEQRKEYVITNPKTPTSWVNYLGTSDYCLIISNNASGYSFYKSPKLGRVTRFRFNSIPMDRPGRYVYLKDEKTNDFWSISWQPVGKPLDKFLSICRHGLGYTTFESKYNSITSSLKIFVPVDKPLEIWEVKIKNDSNEKKEFSVFTYTEFCLWNSMLDMMDFQYILYTCRMGYNKEDEIIDYSIKLWSPYEPKAFFTCTNKKIESFDTDRDVFVGPYNSESNPEAIKNGKCFGSIAIGGNPCAATQVKIDLQPGQEEYLVFLLGIGNAYEEGREYKKMFASIDSVEKEFEKVQEYWKERLNKFECKTQDEKMNLMLNIWNQYQCHTTFNWSRSASFIEAGGRDGLGFRDSSQDILGVVHSIPQEVRRRLIELLKAQLSEGYAMHHFQPLTMSQGKHNIPPRERIYSDDHLWLLIAVPAYIKETGDFSILDEIVEYADSGSASVYDHLKQALEFSWNNRGKHGLLLGLAADWNDCINLKDGGESTWSTQLYYKALSEFIELAEYIGKTEDAEKYKAYREEIKKAMDEYTWDGEWFVRGYLASGKKLGSKESEQSKIFLNSQSWAVFSGAFLDEKGKTAMDSVKKYLATEHGCVKNWPAYVDYIIEVGAITSFPPGLKENAAIFCHANTWVIIAEALLGRGEYAFEYYMSFLPANKNEIAEIYTAEPYVYSQFITGKEHPYYFGRARNPWLTGTATWAFTAATQYILGVRPHYKGLIIDPCIPSCWDGFEVERVFRGRKLSIKVSNPDHISKGVKKILVNGKEIVGNLIPVELLDEKNVVEVVMGK, encoded by the coding sequence ATGAACTTCGGATATTTTGATGAACAGAGAAAAGAATATGTAATAACAAATCCAAAGACACCAACATCCTGGGTAAATTATCTTGGAACAAGTGATTATTGCCTTATAATTTCAAATAATGCTTCAGGTTATTCGTTTTACAAATCTCCAAAACTTGGAAGAGTTACTCGATTTAGATTTAATAGCATACCCATGGATAGACCTGGTAGATACGTTTATTTAAAAGATGAAAAAACTAATGACTTTTGGTCAATAAGCTGGCAACCCGTTGGAAAACCACTGGACAAATTCTTAAGCATATGTCGCCATGGTCTTGGCTATACAACATTTGAAAGCAAATATAATAGCATAACTTCCTCATTAAAAATATTTGTCCCTGTTGATAAACCGTTAGAAATATGGGAAGTGAAAATTAAAAACGACTCAAATGAAAAAAAAGAATTTTCAGTTTTCACATACACAGAGTTTTGCTTATGGAATTCAATGCTTGATATGATGGATTTTCAGTATATTCTCTATACATGCAGAATGGGATACAACAAGGAAGATGAAATAATAGATTACTCTATAAAACTTTGGAGCCCATATGAACCCAAGGCATTCTTTACTTGTACAAACAAAAAGATTGAAAGTTTTGATACCGACAGAGATGTTTTTGTCGGTCCATATAACAGCGAATCTAATCCAGAGGCAATTAAAAACGGCAAATGTTTTGGTTCAATTGCTATTGGTGGTAATCCATGTGCTGCAACACAGGTAAAAATTGATCTTCAACCAGGTCAAGAAGAATATTTAGTATTTTTATTGGGAATAGGAAATGCATATGAAGAAGGTAGAGAATACAAGAAAATGTTTGCTTCGATTGACAGTGTTGAAAAAGAGTTCGAAAAAGTTCAAGAATACTGGAAAGAAAGACTTAATAAATTTGAATGCAAAACACAAGATGAAAAAATGAATCTTATGTTAAATATATGGAACCAATACCAATGTCATACAACATTTAACTGGTCGAGGTCTGCTTCGTTTATAGAAGCTGGTGGAAGAGACGGACTAGGTTTTAGAGATTCTTCGCAAGATATATTAGGTGTTGTTCATTCTATACCTCAGGAAGTTAGAAGGAGACTTATAGAACTTTTAAAAGCTCAGTTATCTGAGGGATATGCAATGCACCATTTTCAGCCTCTTACAATGTCTCAAGGTAAACATAACATTCCACCACGCGAACGAATTTATTCAGATGACCATTTATGGCTTTTGATTGCTGTACCCGCTTATATAAAAGAAACTGGTGACTTCTCTATTTTAGATGAAATTGTTGAATATGCTGACAGTGGCAGTGCTTCTGTATACGATCATTTAAAGCAAGCTCTTGAATTTTCGTGGAACAACAGAGGTAAGCATGGATTGTTATTAGGACTTGCAGCTGACTGGAATGATTGTATAAATCTTAAAGATGGCGGTGAAAGTACATGGTCAACACAGCTTTATTACAAGGCTTTATCAGAGTTTATAGAACTTGCTGAGTATATCGGAAAGACTGAGGATGCTGAAAAATATAAAGCTTATAGAGAAGAAATCAAAAAGGCAATGGATGAGTATACTTGGGATGGTGAATGGTTTGTAAGAGGATACTTAGCAAGCGGCAAAAAGCTTGGTTCAAAAGAGAGTGAACAAAGTAAAATCTTTCTTAACTCTCAATCATGGGCTGTATTTTCAGGTGCTTTTTTAGACGAAAAAGGTAAAACTGCAATGGACAGTGTCAAGAAATATCTTGCTACAGAACACGGCTGTGTTAAAAACTGGCCTGCCTACGTAGATTACATTATTGAAGTCGGTGCAATAACTTCATTCCCTCCGGGTTTAAAAGAAAATGCCGCAATATTTTGTCATGCTAATACATGGGTAATAATTGCTGAAGCCCTATTAGGGCGTGGAGAATATGCATTTGAATATTATATGTCTTTCTTACCCGCAAATAAAAATGAAATAGCTGAAATTTATACGGCAGAACCATATGTATATTCCCAGTTTATTACAGGAAAGGAGCATCCTTATTATTTTGGCCGAGCACGAAATCCATGGCTGACAGGTACTGCAACCTGGGCATTTACTGCAGCAACACAGTATATCCTGGGGGTTCGCCCACACTACAAAGGTCTTATAATTGACCCATGTATACCATCATGTTGGGACGGTTTTGAAGTCGAAAGAGTTTTCAGAGGAAGAAAACTTTCCATTAAGGTTTCAAATCCAGACCATATTTCAAAAGGTGTTAAAAAGATATTGGTAAATGGAAAAGAAATTGTGGGTAATCTGATTCCAGTAGAACTGCTTGATGAGAAAAATGTAGTTGAAGTTGTGATGGGAAAATAG
- a CDS encoding GH36-type glycosyl hydrolase domain-containing protein, translated as MKFGYFDDSKREYIITTPLTPYPWINYLGMQDFLSLISNHAGGYCFYKDARLRRITRFRYNNVPLDMGGRYFYIKDGDDFWSPSWMPTRKDLEFYQCRHGLGYTIITGRRNGIEVEQKFFVPVNENCEIHHLKITNMTNNKKDIKLFSFIEFCLWNALDDMTNFQRNFSTGEVEIEGSVIYHKTEYRERRNHYSFYSVNTPIAGFDTDRDTFLGLYRGFENPVAVEMGKSFNSEAHGWSPIASHMIELSLLPGETTELIFILGYIENEPDKKWLKKGIINKEKAYKMIEKFSKPEDVNAAFEKLKEFWNRLLDKFNVSTGIDKVDRMVNIWNQYQCMVTFNLSRSASYFESGIGRGMGFRDSNQDILGFVHQIPERARERILDLAATQLEDGGAYHQYQPLTKRGNNEIGGNFNDDPLWLILSTVHYIKETGDWTILNEMVPFENNPEKVGTMFEHLKRAFYHVVNNLGPHGLPLIGRADWNDCLNLNAFSTNPDESFQTCDNKDGKTAESVMIAGMFVYVGKEFVKLCEKTGNFELAKDAQKHIDNMKEAILNYGYDGEWFLRAYDYFGNKVGSKECDEGKIFIETQGFCVMAGIGLDDGKAISALDSVKKYLDTEHGIVLVQPAFTEYKIHLGEITSYPPGYKENAAVFCHNNPWIMIAECIVGRGDRAFEYWSKIAPSYREEISDVHKIEPYVYCQMIAGKDAYKPGEAKNSWLTGSAAWNFVAMTQWILGIRPDFDGLLIDPCIPASWEGFKVKRVFRNSVYNIEVKNPNKVSKGVKKVIVDGNEMPSNLIPAFSDGKEHFVQVIMG; from the coding sequence ATGAAGTTTGGATATTTCGATGATTCTAAAAGAGAATACATTATAACAACCCCCCTTACACCATATCCTTGGATAAATTATCTTGGTATGCAAGATTTTCTATCCTTAATTTCAAACCATGCAGGAGGTTACTGTTTTTATAAAGATGCAAGACTTAGAAGAATAACAAGATTTCGTTATAACAATGTTCCTCTTGACATGGGAGGAAGATACTTCTACATAAAAGATGGGGATGATTTCTGGTCCCCCTCATGGATGCCAACGAGAAAAGACCTTGAATTTTATCAATGCAGGCATGGACTTGGATACACAATTATAACAGGCAGAAGAAATGGCATTGAAGTTGAACAAAAGTTTTTTGTACCCGTCAATGAAAACTGTGAAATACATCATCTGAAAATTACCAATATGACAAACAATAAGAAAGATATTAAGCTCTTTTCATTTATAGAATTTTGTTTGTGGAACGCTCTTGATGACATGACAAATTTTCAGAGAAACTTTTCAACAGGTGAGGTTGAAATCGAAGGTTCTGTCATCTACCATAAAACTGAATACAGAGAAAGAAGAAATCATTACTCTTTTTATTCTGTGAATACTCCTATTGCCGGTTTTGACACAGATAGAGATACATTTTTAGGACTTTACAGAGGATTCGAAAATCCTGTTGCTGTTGAAATGGGTAAGAGCTTTAATTCAGAAGCACATGGCTGGTCTCCAATTGCATCTCACATGATTGAACTCAGTCTTCTGCCAGGAGAAACAACTGAACTTATATTTATCCTTGGTTATATTGAGAATGAACCTGATAAGAAATGGCTCAAAAAAGGGATTATCAACAAAGAAAAAGCATATAAAATGATTGAAAAATTTTCAAAGCCAGAAGATGTAAATGCTGCATTTGAAAAGCTTAAAGAATTCTGGAATAGACTTTTAGATAAGTTTAATGTATCAACAGGAATTGATAAAGTAGATAGAATGGTAAATATATGGAATCAATATCAATGTATGGTTACATTTAATCTTTCAAGAAGTGCCTCATATTTTGAGTCTGGAATTGGAAGAGGTATGGGATTTAGAGATTCAAACCAGGATATTCTGGGTTTTGTTCATCAGATACCAGAGCGCGCAAGAGAAAGAATTTTAGACTTAGCTGCAACCCAGCTTGAAGATGGCGGGGCATATCATCAGTATCAACCTTTAACTAAAAGAGGCAACAATGAAATTGGCGGAAACTTCAATGATGACCCTCTTTGGCTCATACTTTCTACAGTGCACTACATAAAAGAGACAGGAGACTGGACAATCCTCAATGAAATGGTTCCCTTTGAAAATAATCCTGAAAAAGTGGGTACAATGTTCGAACACTTAAAGAGGGCATTTTATCACGTTGTCAATAACTTAGGACCACATGGACTTCCTCTTATCGGCAGAGCTGACTGGAATGACTGTTTGAACCTCAATGCTTTTTCTACAAACCCCGATGAGTCGTTCCAAACATGTGATAACAAGGATGGCAAAACTGCCGAATCTGTTATGATTGCGGGAATGTTTGTGTATGTAGGTAAAGAATTTGTAAAACTGTGCGAAAAGACTGGAAATTTTGAACTGGCCAAAGATGCTCAAAAACACATTGATAACATGAAAGAGGCTATTTTAAATTACGGTTATGATGGAGAATGGTTCTTAAGAGCATATGATTATTTTGGCAACAAGGTTGGCAGTAAAGAGTGCGATGAAGGAAAAATCTTTATTGAAACACAAGGTTTTTGTGTGATGGCAGGAATAGGACTTGATGATGGAAAAGCTATCTCTGCGCTTGATTCTGTTAAAAAATATCTTGACACAGAACATGGAATAGTTTTAGTTCAGCCAGCTTTTACAGAATACAAAATTCATCTTGGTGAGATTACAAGCTATCCGCCAGGCTACAAAGAAAATGCAGCTGTGTTCTGTCACAATAACCCATGGATTATGATTGCAGAGTGTATTGTCGGAAGAGGAGACAGAGCATTTGAGTACTGGTCAAAGATTGCACCCTCATACAGGGAAGAGATTAGTGATGTGCACAAGATTGAACCATATGTATACTGTCAGATGATTGCTGGAAAAGATGCTTATAAGCCGGGTGAAGCTAAAAACTCATGGCTCACTGGATCTGCTGCATGGAATTTTGTTGCAATGACACAGTGGATTTTGGGGATAAGACCGGATTTTGATGGACTTTTGATAGATCCTTGCATACCAGCGTCATGGGAAGGATTTAAAGTGAAAAGAGTTTTCAGAAATTCAGTATATAATATTGAAGTCAAAAATCCAAACAAAGTTTCAAAAGGTGTAAAAAAGGTTATTGTCGATGGTAATGAAATGCCTTCCAATCTAATACCTGCTTTTTCTGATGGTAAAGAACATTTTGTACAAGTTATAATGGGTTAA
- a CDS encoding glycosyltransferase family 4 protein translates to MKNVWIFNHYAIPPKVGGITRHFDFAKQLAQRGYSVTIFASSFDHKQRVEMLEKGKKFKMEEYNKVRFVWIKTFPYKKNDIKRLLNIFSYAKNLYFIARKFEKPDVILASSFHPFTWIVGYLLSKKFKCRFIAEVRDLWPQSGIDLGALKEGSVIVKLLRKLEKFIYTKADYVVTVLPKADQYIESLGIEKNKIVHIPNGCDIERFDSLRNSISEEVSNILREHEGYFKACYLGALGQANAMETIIEAAKVVQEKVGDSIHFLIIGDGPEKEKLQNMAKEFELKNVFFYSPIAKLSVPALLEHVDVTLVSMHNLKVYRFGISLNKLFDYLCAAKPIVFAGNVANDIVKESCAGISCSSYDSKAFAEAILRLYAMSKEERERIGQKGREYVQKYHDIKMLATRLEKIL, encoded by the coding sequence TTGAAAAACGTCTGGATATTTAATCATTATGCAATTCCACCCAAAGTTGGAGGGATAACAAGACATTTTGATTTTGCTAAGCAGCTTGCGCAAAGGGGCTACAGCGTTACAATCTTTGCTTCGAGTTTTGACCATAAGCAGCGAGTGGAGATGCTTGAAAAAGGTAAGAAGTTTAAAATGGAGGAGTATAACAAAGTAAGATTTGTTTGGATTAAGACATTTCCATATAAAAAGAATGATATAAAAAGACTTTTAAATATATTCTCATATGCCAAAAACCTTTATTTCATTGCCAGAAAGTTTGAAAAACCTGATGTAATATTGGCTTCTTCATTTCATCCTTTTACATGGATTGTGGGGTATCTGCTGTCAAAAAAATTTAAATGCAGATTCATTGCAGAGGTCAGGGACCTTTGGCCACAGAGCGGTATTGACCTTGGCGCTTTAAAGGAAGGAAGTGTAATTGTAAAGCTTTTGAGAAAGCTTGAAAAGTTTATTTACACAAAAGCTGATTATGTTGTGACGGTATTACCAAAAGCAGACCAGTACATAGAAAGTCTTGGCATTGAAAAGAATAAAATAGTTCATATTCCAAACGGGTGCGATATAGAAAGGTTTGATAGTCTCAGAAATTCTATATCAGAAGAAGTAAGTAATATTTTGAGAGAGCATGAGGGATATTTTAAAGCTTGTTATTTAGGTGCACTTGGTCAGGCAAACGCAATGGAGACAATAATTGAGGCTGCTAAGGTTGTTCAAGAAAAGGTAGGGGACAGCATACATTTTTTGATAATAGGTGATGGTCCAGAAAAAGAAAAACTTCAAAATATGGCAAAAGAGTTTGAACTTAAGAATGTGTTTTTTTATTCGCCAATAGCAAAATTATCTGTACCTGCTTTGCTTGAACATGTTGATGTGACACTTGTTTCCATGCACAATTTGAAAGTCTATAGATTTGGAATATCTTTAAATAAGCTTTTTGATTATCTTTGTGCTGCAAAGCCAATTGTTTTTGCGGGAAATGTTGCAAATGATATTGTCAAAGAGTCATGTGCAGGAATTTCCTGTAGCAGCTATGACAGCAAAGCTTTCGCTGAGGCAATATTGCGCTTGTATGCTATGTCCAAAGAAGAAAGAGAGAGAATTGGACAAAAGGGAAGAGAGTATGTCCAAAAATACCATGACATTAAAATGCTTGCAACAAGACTTGAAAAAATACTTTAA
- a CDS encoding sugar transferase, producing the protein MKSYIKSYHKLSKFFVVLIDILLIHAGYILAYIIKFNFTFPERNFMPYYTLIPQITLFALVLLNIYGLYTITMKTISEIAFSLGLALMLLQFLTVVSTFFYRHFAFPRSIFIIAFFIQFLLLLGWRGLVLYVFKRIQGIKYVLVIGETSRAHVFAQKLQNISKGWIEVKYVLEPTNIEELIPYIKVVDTIYLYSKIDENLKSEIVRKAIEFKKHIFIAPDFRDILVSRARVIQFDDVATLSIEQPELTSEQKLIKRVCDVLLASVALVIAFPVMILIAIAIKLDSEGPVIYRQKRVTEGEREFYVLKFRTMIKDAEKMTGPVLATENDPRITRVGRFLRATRLDELPQLINILKGEMSFIGPRPERPYFVEQFKKIYPEYSLRHNVKAGLTGLAQVYGKYATSPEDKLRLDLIYIKNYSVFLDIKILLLTLKTIFTKEAAEGVKKEKQ; encoded by the coding sequence ATGAAATCATATATTAAAAGCTATCATAAACTGAGCAAATTTTTTGTTGTTCTTATTGATATTTTACTCATACATGCAGGTTATATTCTTGCATATATAATAAAGTTCAACTTTACATTCCCTGAGAGAAATTTTATGCCATATTATACATTGATTCCCCAAATAACACTCTTTGCTCTTGTGCTTTTAAATATATATGGACTTTACACTATTACTATGAAAACAATCAGCGAAATTGCATTTTCTCTGGGTTTGGCTTTAATGCTTCTTCAATTTTTGACAGTTGTATCAACATTTTTCTATAGGCACTTTGCTTTTCCACGCAGTATATTTATAATTGCTTTTTTTATACAATTTTTATTACTTCTGGGGTGGAGAGGACTTGTTTTATATGTTTTCAAAAGAATTCAAGGCATTAAATATGTTCTTGTGATAGGAGAAACATCGAGGGCGCACGTGTTTGCTCAAAAACTTCAGAACATTTCGAAAGGCTGGATAGAGGTAAAATATGTTCTTGAGCCAACAAATATTGAAGAGCTGATACCATATATAAAAGTTGTTGATACAATCTATCTTTATTCTAAAATAGATGAAAATTTAAAAAGTGAGATTGTAAGAAAGGCAATTGAGTTCAAAAAACACATTTTTATAGCACCGGACTTTAGAGATATACTGGTATCACGTGCAAGGGTAATTCAGTTTGACGATGTTGCAACACTTTCAATCGAGCAGCCAGAGCTCACCTCAGAACAAAAGTTAATTAAAAGAGTGTGCGATGTTCTTCTTGCGTCAGTTGCGCTGGTTATTGCTTTTCCTGTGATGATTTTGATTGCAATTGCCATAAAACTTGACTCAGAAGGACCAGTGATTTACAGGCAAAAAAGGGTTACAGAAGGAGAGAGAGAGTTTTATGTTTTAAAGTTCAGAACAATGATAAAAGATGCTGAAAAGATGACAGGTCCTGTTTTAGCAACCGAAAACGATCCGAGGATAACAAGGGTTGGAAGATTCTTGCGCGCAACAAGGCTTGATGAACTTCCACAGCTTATAAATATTCTAAAAGGTGAGATGAGCTTTATAGGTCCAAGACCGGAGAGACCTTATTTTGTTGAGCAGTTTAAAAAAATCTATCCTGAATATTCGCTTCGACACAATGTAAAGGCAGGACTCACAGGACTTGCCCAGGTTTATGGCAAGTATGCAACAAGCCCTGAAGACAAGCTCAGACTTGATTTGATATATATAAAGAATTACTCTGTTTTCTTGGATATTAAGATTTTGCTGTTGACCTTAAAAACAATTTTTACTAAGGAGGCAGCTGAGGGGGTTAAGAAAGAGAAACAGTAA
- a CDS encoding DUF3800 domain-containing protein has product MYILYTDDAGNTGTDYDNKQQPVFTLTGVIVEAEKWNEVNEHISREKRKIIPDFPDSEIHATDIYNGSKSKDKCFDFRQYGLQGNLNILEKFVNLIVEIQLPIITFTVRKSNLKRYCQSKYKMSIKI; this is encoded by the coding sequence TTGTATATTTTGTATACTGATGATGCAGGGAACACAGGGACCGATTATGACAATAAACAACAACCTGTATTTACACTTACAGGTGTAATTGTTGAGGCAGAGAAGTGGAATGAGGTTAATGAACATATATCACGCGAGAAAAGAAAGATCATACCTGATTTTCCAGACTCTGAAATTCATGCTACTGACATATACAATGGATCAAAAAGTAAAGATAAATGTTTTGATTTTAGACAATACGGTTTGCAAGGTAATTTGAATATATTGGAGAAATTTGTTAATTTAATAGTGGAAATACAGCTTCCGATTATAACATTTACTGTAAGAAAGTCAAATCTTAAAAGGTATTGTCAATCAAAATATAAAATGAGCATAAAAATTTGA
- a CDS encoding nucleoside/nucleotide kinase family protein: MIIISVLIIQWTQFYFNSHERFERLVNKDRIEEFMKVLRDRDWLIDEFDGELWNMVVEAVKVYEGGKMVFAFKDGMEVEWGM, encoded by the coding sequence TTGATAATTATTTCAGTACTAATTATACAGTGGACACAATTTTATTTTAACTCCCATGAGAGGTTCGAAAGGCTTGTAAATAAGGATAGGATAGAGGAATTTATGAAGGTTTTAAGAGATAGAGATTGGCTAATAGATGAGTTTGATGGGGAGCTTTGGAATATGGTAGTTGAGGCAGTTAAGGTTTATGAAGGTGGGAAAATGGTGTTTGCGTTTAAGGATGGGATGGAGGTGGAGTGGGGGATGTGA
- the smpB gene encoding SsrA-binding protein SmpB: protein MPEAKKQDDIKVIATNRKAYHDYFIEETIEAGIELKGTEVKSVRLGHVNLKDSFARVEDGEVFLYNMHISPYEKGNIFNVDPMRDRKLLLHKHEINRLAGYVQQKGYTLIPLKIYLKRGKIKVELAVAKGKKLYDKREAIAKRDAELEIKKKMKEYLR, encoded by the coding sequence ATGCCGGAGGCAAAAAAACAAGATGATATAAAGGTCATAGCAACAAACCGCAAAGCTTATCACGACTATTTTATTGAAGAGACAATCGAAGCAGGAATTGAGCTAAAAGGCACAGAAGTAAAGTCGGTGCGGCTTGGTCATGTTAACCTCAAAGACAGTTTTGCAAGAGTAGAAGACGGCGAAGTTTTTCTTTACAACATGCATATAAGCCCATATGAAAAAGGCAACATCTTTAACGTTGACCCAATGAGAGATAGAAAACTACTTTTGCACAAACATGAAATCAACAGGCTTGCAGGTTATGTACAGCAAAAAGGTTACACTTTAATCCCATTGAAGATTTACCTCAAAAGAGGTAAAATAAAAGTAGAGCTTGCAGTTGCAAAAGGTAAAAAACTGTATGATAAGCGTGAAGCAATAGCAAAAAGAGATGCTGAGCTTGAGATTAAAAAGAAAATGAAAGAGTATTTAAGATGA